Proteins from one Arthrobacter sp. DNA4 genomic window:
- the coaA gene encoding type I pantothenate kinase, with the protein MGRERGRIFSVTSQRNEANGEGASPFVELDRHTWSRLAAQMEQPLNEEDVLRLRGLGDPLDINEVRDVYLPLSRLLHLYVEAAGQLHAATTTFLGEQTQRTPFVIGVAGSVAVGKSTIARVLREMLRRWPGTPNVELITTDGFLYPLAELKRRQLLDRKGFPESYDRRALLRFVSEIKGGAEEVRAPWYSHVTYDIVPGKEVVVRRPDVLIVEGLNVLAPARPRHDGRQGLALSDFFDFSIYVDAKTSYIEEWYVDRFRKLRSTAFAQPESYFHRYATLSDEEAENTARDIWKRINEPNLEENVLPTRGRAQLVLTKEADHSIRRMLLRKV; encoded by the coding sequence ATGGGCCGGGAGCGGGGCAGAATCTTTAGCGTGACTTCGCAACGCAATGAAGCGAACGGGGAGGGTGCCTCGCCGTTCGTGGAGCTGGACAGGCATACCTGGTCCCGCCTCGCAGCCCAGATGGAACAGCCCCTTAATGAAGAGGATGTGCTGCGCCTTCGCGGGCTCGGCGACCCCCTGGACATCAACGAAGTCAGGGATGTCTACCTGCCGCTCTCACGGCTCCTGCACCTGTACGTGGAGGCTGCCGGGCAGCTGCACGCGGCCACCACCACGTTCCTGGGCGAGCAGACCCAGCGCACCCCGTTCGTGATCGGCGTGGCGGGCTCTGTTGCCGTGGGCAAGTCCACCATCGCCCGCGTGCTGCGGGAGATGCTTCGCCGCTGGCCGGGCACCCCCAACGTGGAGCTCATCACAACCGACGGGTTCCTCTACCCCCTGGCCGAGCTCAAGCGCCGGCAGCTGCTGGACCGGAAGGGTTTTCCCGAGTCCTACGATCGCCGGGCGCTCCTGCGCTTCGTGAGTGAGATCAAGGGCGGCGCCGAGGAAGTGCGCGCGCCCTGGTACTCACACGTCACGTACGACATCGTGCCCGGCAAGGAAGTGGTGGTCCGCCGCCCGGACGTGCTGATCGTTGAGGGCCTGAACGTGCTGGCCCCTGCCCGCCCCCGGCATGACGGACGCCAGGGCCTGGCCCTGAGCGATTTCTTTGACTTCTCCATCTACGTGGACGCCAAGACCTCCTACATCGAGGAGTGGTACGTGGACCGGTTCCGGAAGCTGCGCAGCACCGCGTTCGCGCAGCCGGAGTCCTACTTCCACCGCTACGCCACGCTGTCCGATGAGGAGGCAGAGAACACCGCCAGGGACATCTGGAAGCGGATCAACGAGCCCAACCTGGAGGAGAACGTGCTGCCCACCCGCGGCCGGGCCCAGCTGGTGCTGACCAAAGAGGCGGACCACTCCATCCGCCGCATGCTGCTCCGGAAGGTGTAG
- a CDS encoding D-alanyl-D-alanine carboxypeptidase family protein — MCYQCGSSSRRSFTRFLAAGAGLTVLAACTPEAPKAAPPSSSVPSPSPSPAAATASAGPTAETAAVGQPPEAPSPTPSPSAALARQFSLDDPASPWVIVNKHRPLKPADYVPADLVRPAVAISAAGEAALLNSTTAAAAEAMFAAAARDGVAMVLASGYRSYSTQVTTYNGYVAARGQADADTASARPGHSEHQTGWAFDIGDGGGACSFQPCFAQQPAATWAKANGHRFGFVVRYSWMLHPVTGYYYEPWHLRYVGVEAATDMLNRGIGTLEEYFGLEAAPAYL; from the coding sequence GTGTGCTACCAATGCGGTTCTTCCAGCCGGCGCAGCTTCACCCGCTTCCTCGCGGCGGGGGCCGGACTGACCGTCCTGGCTGCCTGCACACCGGAGGCACCCAAGGCGGCGCCGCCGTCGTCCTCTGTTCCTTCCCCTTCCCCCTCCCCTGCGGCCGCCACCGCGTCAGCGGGCCCGACGGCGGAAACGGCTGCCGTGGGCCAGCCGCCTGAGGCGCCGTCCCCCACACCGTCGCCATCGGCGGCCTTGGCGCGGCAGTTTTCGCTCGATGATCCGGCGAGCCCCTGGGTCATCGTGAACAAGCACCGGCCCCTGAAACCGGCGGACTATGTGCCGGCTGACCTGGTGCGTCCCGCCGTCGCGATCTCCGCCGCGGGTGAAGCGGCGCTGCTGAACAGCACTACGGCGGCAGCGGCTGAGGCGATGTTCGCGGCGGCCGCGCGGGATGGCGTGGCAATGGTCCTGGCCAGCGGGTACCGCTCGTACAGCACGCAGGTGACCACCTACAACGGGTACGTCGCGGCCCGGGGACAGGCCGACGCCGACACGGCCAGTGCGCGGCCCGGCCACTCGGAACACCAGACCGGGTGGGCGTTCGACATCGGGGACGGCGGGGGTGCCTGCAGCTTCCAGCCGTGCTTCGCGCAGCAGCCGGCGGCCACCTGGGCGAAAGCGAACGGGCACCGGTTCGGGTTCGTGGTGCGGTACTCGTGGATGCTGCACCCCGTCACGGGGTACTACTACGAGCCGTGGCACCTGCGGTACGTGGGGGTGGAGGCAGCCACGGACATGCTGAACCGCGGCATCGGCACCCTCGAGGAATACTTCGGGCTGGAAGCGGCACCAGCGTACCTGTAA
- the mscL gene encoding large conductance mechanosensitive channel protein MscL, whose product MLSGFKNFIMKGNVVDLAVAVVMGTAFGAVVTALVNKVLMPFISGLVGAPNFDSFAKVNLNGNAIEFGVLLTAIVNFLLIAAAIYFVVVMPMNMMIERRNRRLGINKDVKKDAAEDPQVALLTEIRDALKERAL is encoded by the coding sequence ATGCTTAGTGGATTCAAGAACTTCATTATGAAGGGCAACGTTGTTGACCTTGCCGTGGCCGTCGTCATGGGTACCGCGTTCGGAGCGGTGGTCACGGCGCTGGTGAACAAGGTGCTGATGCCGTTCATCTCCGGCCTGGTGGGTGCACCCAATTTCGACAGTTTTGCGAAGGTAAACCTGAACGGCAACGCCATCGAATTCGGGGTGCTGCTGACTGCAATCGTGAACTTCCTGCTGATCGCGGCGGCCATCTACTTTGTGGTGGTGATGCCGATGAACATGATGATCGAGCGCCGCAACCGTCGGCTGGGGATCAACAAGGACGTCAAGAAGGATGCTGCCGAGGACCCTCAGGTTGCGCTGCTGACCGAAATCCGGGATGCGCTGAAGGAGCGCGCGCTCTGA
- the glmM gene encoding phosphoglucosamine mutase, with amino-acid sequence MSRLFGTDGVRGLANGLLTAELALQLAQAAAVVLGHDRNSSGSRPRAVLARDPRASGEFIAAAVEAGLSSSGIDVYDAGVLPTPAAAYLVADLDADFGVMISASHNPAPDNGIKFFARGGQKLPDDVEDAIEAQMSKEAVRPTGPDVGRIQRFSDAEDRYIVHLLRTLPHRLDGLTVVLDCANGAASGCSPQLFKDAGADLIVIGADPDGLNINDGVGSTHLGPLKEAVVKYGADLGIAHDGDADRCLAVDHEGNEVDGDQIMAILAVALKKAGKLKDDVLVATVMSNLGLKIALRDAGITILETAVGDRYVLEGMRDGGYNLGGEQSGHVIFSDHATTGDGLLTGLQLAAQVALTGKPLKELATVMTKLPQVLINVKGVDRSRVGSSDVLAQAVAAAEAALGDTGRVLLRPSGTEPVVRVMVEAADEETAQSIGEHLAQVVRTELALELASN; translated from the coding sequence GTGTCTAGATTATTTGGAACTGATGGTGTCCGGGGGCTGGCCAATGGCCTGCTGACAGCAGAGCTGGCCCTGCAGCTGGCCCAGGCGGCCGCCGTCGTGCTTGGTCACGACCGCAACTCCAGCGGCTCCCGGCCCCGCGCCGTGCTGGCCCGGGACCCGCGCGCCAGCGGTGAATTCATCGCCGCCGCCGTGGAAGCCGGGCTCTCCAGCTCAGGCATCGACGTCTATGACGCCGGCGTCCTGCCGACCCCCGCCGCCGCCTACCTGGTCGCGGACCTGGACGCCGACTTCGGCGTCATGATCTCCGCCTCCCACAACCCGGCGCCGGACAACGGCATCAAGTTCTTCGCCCGCGGCGGCCAGAAGCTGCCGGACGACGTCGAGGACGCCATCGAGGCCCAGATGAGCAAGGAAGCCGTCCGCCCCACAGGCCCCGACGTCGGCCGGATCCAGCGTTTCTCCGACGCAGAGGACCGCTACATCGTCCACCTGCTCCGCACGCTTCCGCACCGCCTGGACGGCCTCACCGTGGTGCTGGACTGCGCCAATGGTGCCGCCAGCGGTTGCTCACCGCAGCTCTTCAAGGACGCCGGCGCCGATCTCATCGTCATCGGCGCGGATCCTGACGGCCTGAACATCAACGACGGCGTGGGCTCCACCCACCTGGGACCCCTCAAGGAAGCCGTGGTCAAGTACGGAGCGGACCTGGGTATCGCGCACGACGGCGACGCTGACCGCTGCCTGGCCGTTGACCACGAGGGCAACGAGGTGGACGGCGACCAGATCATGGCCATCCTCGCCGTAGCGCTCAAGAAGGCCGGCAAGCTCAAGGACGATGTCCTGGTGGCCACCGTCATGAGCAACCTGGGCCTCAAGATCGCCCTCCGCGACGCCGGCATCACCATACTGGAAACCGCAGTGGGGGACCGCTACGTCCTGGAGGGCATGCGCGACGGCGGCTACAACCTGGGCGGCGAACAGTCCGGGCACGTGATCTTCTCCGACCACGCCACCACCGGCGACGGCCTCCTCACCGGGCTTCAGCTCGCCGCGCAGGTGGCCCTGACCGGCAAGCCGCTCAAAGAACTCGCCACGGTGATGACCAAGCTCCCGCAGGTGCTCATCAACGTCAAGGGTGTCGACCGCAGCCGCGTGGGCAGTAGCGACGTCCTGGCCCAGGCCGTGGCCGCGGCGGAAGCCGCCCTCGGCGACACCGGCCGGGTCCTGCTCCGTCCCTCCGGCACCGAGCCGGTGGTCCGCGTGATGGTGGAGGCCGCCGACGAAGAGACTGCCCAGTCCATCGGCGAACACCTGGCCCAGGTGGTCCGGACCGAACTCGCACTGGAACTCGCCTCAAACTAG
- a CDS encoding bifunctional glycosyltransferase family 2/GtrA family protein: MTPSYGGLALEIVVPVYNEEAVLERSITRLAEYLTNEMPSTWKITIADNASTDRTPVIAARLSEHLPNVEYRRLEVKGRGYALRDAWSASNAKVLAYLDVDLSTDLAALPPLVAPLLSGHSDISIGTRLGQSSRVSRGPKREFISRSYNFLLRRTMQVRFSDAQCGFKAIRADVAQRLLPHIEDNGWFFDTELLIIAERSGLRIHEIPVDWVDDPDSRVDIKQTALDDLRGMVRVAGSLFKGVIPVQAIYAELGRRPITSARRPSFFGQVLRFGLVGIASTVAFGVLYLILQSPFGSQEANFLALLLTAVGNTAANRRFTFGIVGPSRLVTQQIQGLIVFLLAWGITSSALFILHAAKPDALPSVELLTLTGANVLATLLRFVLLRLWVFRNGRNQKIQPRLVGAPITVDGRVS; this comes from the coding sequence ATGACACCTAGCTATGGGGGCTTGGCGCTCGAAATTGTAGTACCGGTCTACAACGAAGAAGCGGTACTGGAACGCAGCATCACAAGGCTCGCCGAATATCTGACGAATGAAATGCCGTCGACGTGGAAAATCACCATCGCCGATAATGCAAGCACTGACCGGACACCGGTGATTGCCGCTCGACTTAGTGAGCACCTGCCAAACGTTGAGTATCGGCGCCTTGAGGTCAAAGGACGCGGGTACGCGCTAAGGGATGCCTGGTCTGCCTCGAATGCCAAAGTCCTGGCCTACCTGGACGTTGACCTCTCCACGGATCTGGCAGCGCTTCCACCTTTGGTGGCCCCCCTGCTGTCCGGGCATTCTGACATTTCCATCGGCACCCGTTTGGGCCAGAGTTCCCGGGTGAGCCGGGGGCCCAAGCGTGAATTCATTTCCCGGTCCTACAACTTTTTACTCCGCCGCACCATGCAAGTGAGGTTTTCCGATGCACAGTGTGGTTTCAAGGCGATCCGCGCCGACGTAGCCCAGCGGCTACTTCCCCATATTGAGGACAACGGCTGGTTTTTCGACACGGAGCTTCTGATTATTGCTGAGCGTTCAGGCCTTCGCATTCACGAGATTCCTGTCGACTGGGTGGACGATCCGGACAGCCGGGTGGACATCAAGCAGACGGCTCTAGATGATCTCAGAGGGATGGTGCGCGTAGCGGGATCCCTTTTCAAGGGGGTCATTCCGGTTCAAGCCATCTACGCCGAGCTTGGCCGGCGTCCCATTACGTCTGCAAGGCGGCCAAGCTTCTTTGGTCAAGTACTCCGTTTCGGGCTTGTGGGGATTGCCTCCACCGTGGCGTTCGGCGTGCTCTACCTCATCTTGCAGAGCCCATTTGGATCCCAGGAAGCGAACTTCCTGGCCTTACTTCTGACCGCTGTTGGCAACACCGCAGCGAACCGGCGCTTTACCTTCGGGATCGTCGGGCCTTCGAGACTAGTAACCCAGCAGATTCAAGGACTGATTGTTTTCCTGCTCGCATGGGGCATCACTTCTTCGGCCTTGTTCATCCTTCATGCCGCCAAGCCGGATGCACTCCCGAGCGTGGAACTACTGACGTTAACAGGCGCCAATGTCCTTGCGACCTTATTGCGGTTCGTCCTCCTGCGCCTGTGGGTCTTCAGGAACGGACGAAATCAGAAAATCCAGCCACGTCTTGTCGGGGCGCCTATAACGGTCGATGGACGCGTCTCATGA
- a CDS encoding glycosyltransferase family 39 protein, translated as MSRLLNSAHVSTATDRNSGYIGAKRTSPWEWNHQLLFVLHRIWRGPDETEPWERRALFGLLSVIAALYLWGLDANGWANPYYSAAAQAGAQDWKAFFFGSFEWGNLITVDKTPLSIWVMALSVRLFGLSSWSILVPQALMGVVTSYLLYRLMRRGFGPRTSLFCAAVYATTPVVMLMSRFNNPEPLMGLLTVSAVSITLKAMESAKLRTFALAGLLLGLSFMAKQVQALLVLPALGISILAFGQGQFRHRLQQGMVASGTLLATSLGWLITVDLIPAADRPYIGGSVNNSALELTMDYNGLARFLQIPLNSQGNKVSGTASDAVEFVGGLPRLLNGNFAQEIAWLLVTGIFASIVLVVLHRTLNLSRGQRNIVAVSILWFSTALLVLCCMGTMIHTYYTYSLGAPLAMTVALGIASLWKLRYRTVLRVLGAILIASSVYVAMRVMEYSNEWPLWLRIGLSALGLVGAMLWVLQPTRRHLDLLTSAVLACSLLAAPIATNIYTMSTPQWGTNPMSGPVSNDPGSLTKLMAALKKGEIRWAQQTALGVTVPEVTEMVRTRTSNQKWGAATFTAQNAALYQLQSGRPVIPLGGWLGSDPAPTPEQFRTLVAENQIGYFILSQDLLERGGLSTQTQEITEWVRRNFTEEVVDGVSIYDLRR; from the coding sequence ATGAGCCGCCTGCTAAATAGCGCCCACGTTTCCACAGCTACCGACAGAAACAGCGGGTATATCGGTGCAAAACGCACAAGCCCGTGGGAGTGGAACCACCAACTGTTGTTCGTTTTGCACAGAATCTGGCGCGGCCCGGACGAGACCGAGCCATGGGAGAGGCGGGCGCTTTTTGGCCTGCTAAGTGTTATTGCAGCCCTGTACCTTTGGGGGCTGGACGCGAACGGCTGGGCCAACCCCTACTACTCGGCGGCTGCTCAAGCGGGAGCTCAGGACTGGAAGGCCTTCTTTTTCGGATCCTTCGAGTGGGGCAATCTGATAACGGTTGACAAGACCCCGTTGAGCATCTGGGTCATGGCCCTGTCAGTTCGGCTGTTCGGTCTCAGCAGCTGGAGCATCCTGGTTCCCCAAGCCCTGATGGGAGTGGTTACCAGCTACCTTTTGTACCGCTTGATGCGGCGGGGTTTCGGTCCGCGCACTTCTCTTTTTTGTGCAGCCGTCTACGCAACCACGCCTGTTGTCATGCTGATGTCAAGGTTCAACAATCCTGAACCGTTGATGGGCTTGCTGACAGTGTCGGCAGTATCCATAACTCTGAAGGCAATGGAGTCCGCCAAGCTGCGAACATTTGCGTTGGCAGGGCTCCTCTTGGGGCTTAGTTTCATGGCTAAACAGGTTCAAGCCCTCCTAGTTTTGCCTGCGCTTGGCATTTCCATCCTTGCCTTCGGCCAAGGGCAGTTCCGGCACAGGCTTCAGCAAGGGATGGTCGCATCGGGAACCCTTCTAGCCACTTCGTTAGGGTGGCTCATTACCGTGGACCTAATTCCCGCTGCCGATCGTCCCTACATCGGTGGATCGGTAAATAACAGCGCACTCGAACTGACTATGGACTACAACGGTCTCGCACGGTTTCTTCAAATACCGCTGAATTCCCAAGGCAACAAAGTTTCAGGTACAGCCAGCGACGCCGTGGAGTTCGTCGGGGGCCTACCTCGGCTCCTTAACGGCAACTTCGCACAGGAGATCGCCTGGTTGTTAGTAACCGGGATCTTCGCGAGTATCGTACTTGTCGTCCTGCATCGCACTCTTAACTTGAGCCGCGGTCAGCGGAACATCGTTGCAGTTTCAATACTTTGGTTCAGCACAGCGCTTCTGGTGCTTTGCTGCATGGGCACGATGATCCATACCTATTACACGTACTCCCTGGGTGCACCTCTTGCTATGACCGTAGCCTTGGGGATCGCGTCCCTCTGGAAACTCCGCTATAGAACGGTTCTTCGCGTCCTGGGGGCCATCTTGATTGCGTCTTCGGTGTACGTGGCTATGAGAGTGATGGAATACAGCAATGAGTGGCCTTTGTGGCTGCGCATCGGCTTGTCTGCTCTCGGTTTAGTCGGCGCAATGCTTTGGGTTCTACAACCGACTCGTCGTCACCTCGATCTTCTTACCTCGGCCGTTCTTGCCTGTAGCCTCTTGGCCGCCCCTATAGCAACCAACATATACACGATGTCAACTCCCCAATGGGGCACCAATCCCATGTCAGGGCCAGTAAGCAATGATCCCGGCTCTTTGACAAAACTCATGGCAGCTTTGAAGAAGGGGGAGATCCGGTGGGCGCAGCAAACAGCGCTCGGAGTTACCGTTCCAGAGGTGACGGAGATGGTCAGAACCCGAACCTCAAACCAAAAATGGGGAGCCGCAACCTTCACCGCACAGAATGCTGCTCTTTACCAGCTGCAATCCGGAAGGCCAGTAATTCCCCTGGGAGGTTGGCTCGGAAGCGATCCAGCACCAACACCGGAGCAGTTTAGGACTCTAGTGGCAGAAAATCAGATCGGGTACTTTATTTTGTCTCAGGACTTGCTGGAGCGGGGCGGTCTAAGTACTCAAACCCAGGAAATCACAGAATGGGTTCGCCGCAACTTCACAGAAGAGGTGGTGGACGGTGTCAGCATCTACGATCTCCGGAGATGA
- a CDS encoding glycosyltransferase family 39 protein produces the protein MIKFKPAVPVSRIQAAARHFLRGRAADPIWERPALLLILAANALLYCWNLGINGWANYFYSAAVQSGLLDTSSFFFGSSDWGNSITVDKPPLSLWIMGLSVRLFGFNPVAMLLPQAFIGIGSTLLIYAILKRCVAGVAALFGAVVFFTTPIVTLMSRYNNPDPLMLLLMLGALWCVLQSIESRRALPFVAAGILLGLAFMTKQLQGMLSLPGLGLAYLIYSPQPWIRRIRVLAAGTAALVLTGGLWMTIVDLIPAGSRPYIGGSPNNSVLELTLGYNGLDRIAGSGVVPDAMQVPDTYRTVESDAGLFRLLNANYNQEASWLLFAALSSILLMPLMWKRITRRQAVSKALFVISTVWLLTAYFLLSFMGNQIHTYYTAAVAPPLALTLGLVCDYVVTNRRSALARLLGTFIASIGLLSSWLILQGTLGW, from the coding sequence GTGATCAAGTTCAAGCCTGCAGTGCCCGTTTCGAGGATTCAGGCGGCAGCCCGGCACTTCCTGCGAGGTCGTGCTGCAGATCCCATCTGGGAGCGACCGGCGCTATTATTGATTCTCGCGGCAAATGCCCTCCTGTATTGCTGGAATTTGGGGATCAACGGATGGGCCAATTATTTCTACAGCGCTGCAGTTCAGTCTGGCCTTCTGGACACGTCGTCCTTCTTCTTTGGATCCTCGGATTGGGGAAACTCCATAACGGTTGATAAGCCGCCCTTGAGCCTTTGGATTATGGGACTATCTGTTCGACTATTTGGTTTCAACCCAGTGGCCATGCTGCTTCCCCAAGCGTTCATTGGCATTGGAAGCACACTGCTTATCTATGCAATTCTCAAACGATGCGTTGCCGGGGTTGCCGCACTTTTTGGTGCAGTAGTCTTTTTCACTACGCCGATCGTGACCCTGATGTCCCGCTACAACAATCCTGATCCGCTGATGCTGCTCTTGATGCTGGGAGCGTTATGGTGTGTGCTCCAGTCAATTGAGTCGCGGCGCGCTCTGCCTTTCGTAGCGGCTGGCATATTGCTGGGTTTGGCCTTCATGACCAAGCAACTGCAGGGAATGCTAAGCCTTCCCGGCCTGGGATTGGCTTACCTGATCTACAGCCCTCAGCCGTGGATTCGACGCATCCGCGTACTCGCCGCCGGGACGGCTGCACTGGTTCTTACTGGCGGTCTGTGGATGACAATCGTCGATTTGATTCCCGCTGGGAGCCGTCCATATATCGGGGGCTCCCCCAACAACAGCGTTCTCGAGCTGACGCTTGGCTATAACGGACTTGACCGAATAGCCGGCAGCGGCGTTGTGCCTGATGCGATGCAAGTCCCGGACACGTATCGAACAGTCGAAAGCGATGCAGGATTGTTCCGGCTTCTCAACGCAAACTACAACCAAGAGGCCTCATGGTTGCTTTTTGCGGCACTCTCGTCCATTCTGCTAATGCCCCTCATGTGGAAGAGGATCACCAGGCGGCAGGCCGTCTCCAAAGCGTTGTTCGTGATCTCGACGGTGTGGCTATTGACCGCATATTTTTTGCTCAGTTTCATGGGTAACCAGATACATACCTACTACACAGCCGCGGTGGCCCCACCCTTGGCGCTGACGCTGGGCCTGGTATGTGATTATGTAGTGACGAATCGTCGCTCAGCGCTAGCACGCCTTCTCGGAACCTTCATCGCGTCGATTGGGCTTTTATCATCTTGGCTTATTCTCCAAGGAACTCTAGGTTGGTAA
- the rpsI gene encoding 30S ribosomal protein S9, producing MAQNEETTEAVEAEENLTSYTSESSAAEAAPKKERPALTVAGAAVGRRKEAVARVRVVPGSGKWTINGRELANYFPNKLHQQDVNEPFKILDLEGAYDVIARIHGGGISGQAGALRLGIARSLNEIDVENNRPTLKKAGYLSRDARVIERKKAGLKKARKAQQYSKR from the coding sequence GTGGCTCAGAACGAAGAGACCACCGAGGCTGTCGAGGCCGAGGAAAACCTGACCAGCTACACCTCTGAAAGCTCAGCTGCTGAAGCTGCGCCCAAGAAGGAGCGCCCGGCCCTGACCGTTGCCGGCGCGGCTGTTGGCCGCCGTAAGGAAGCCGTTGCACGCGTTCGCGTCGTACCCGGTTCCGGCAAGTGGACCATCAACGGCCGCGAGCTGGCGAACTACTTCCCCAACAAGCTGCACCAGCAGGACGTCAACGAGCCCTTCAAGATCCTTGATCTCGAAGGTGCCTACGACGTCATCGCCCGCATCCACGGTGGCGGCATCTCCGGCCAGGCCGGCGCCCTGCGCCTCGGCATCGCCCGTTCGCTGAACGAGATCGATGTTGAGAACAACCGTCCGACGCTGAAGAAGGCCGGCTACCTGTCCCGCGACGCCCGTGTCATCGAGCGTAAGAAGGCCGGTCTCAAGAAGGCCCGTAAGGCTCAGCAGTACTCCAAGCGCTAA
- the rplM gene encoding 50S ribosomal protein L13 produces MRTYTPKPGDINRQWHVIDATDVVLGRLASQTAILLRGKHKATFASHMDMGDFVIIINAEKVALTGAKLEQKRAYRHSGYPGGLTSVNYAELLESNPVRAVEKAIKGMLPKNSLAAQQLGKLKVYRGAEHPHAAQQPKTFEITQVAQ; encoded by the coding sequence GTGCGTACGTACACCCCGAAGCCCGGCGATATCAACCGCCAGTGGCACGTCATTGACGCCACCGACGTTGTCCTTGGTCGTCTTGCAAGCCAGACCGCAATCCTGCTGCGCGGCAAGCACAAGGCCACTTTCGCATCCCACATGGACATGGGCGACTTTGTCATCATCATCAACGCCGAGAAGGTAGCCCTGACCGGCGCCAAGCTGGAGCAGAAGCGGGCATACCGCCACTCCGGCTACCCGGGCGGCCTGACCTCCGTCAACTACGCGGAACTGCTGGAATCCAACCCGGTCCGCGCCGTTGAGAAGGCCATCAAGGGCATGCTCCCCAAGAACTCCCTTGCTGCCCAGCAGCTCGGCAAGCTGAAGGTGTACCGCGGTGCTGAGCACCCGCACGCCGCCCAGCAGCCCAAGACTTTCGAAATCACCCAGGTCGCCCAGTAG
- a CDS encoding prepilin peptidase codes for MPAQSTQGDAVLSAANGDPTSALLVVGAGILGGILSPIAELLIAKLLPRLGETPGLQARITTAALTGIACAAFAAHFGNALSLPAFLLLSVLGTQLARIDMALHLLPNPLVLILLVSGLLLLLLPGLFGKQSDDLLRAALGAVILFASYLILGLISPGGIGMGDVKLAAPVGLYLGYLGWSHLLYGGLVGFVLNGVVTVLVLSRKSRTKATEVPHGPSMLGAVIAVAFFIG; via the coding sequence ATGCCGGCCCAATCAACGCAGGGGGATGCAGTGCTGTCAGCGGCGAACGGGGATCCCACCAGCGCACTGCTAGTTGTTGGCGCCGGGATCCTGGGAGGCATCCTCTCCCCCATCGCCGAACTCCTGATTGCGAAGCTTCTTCCGAGGCTCGGCGAGACGCCGGGACTGCAGGCAAGAATTACGACGGCGGCGCTCACCGGCATCGCATGTGCGGCCTTTGCCGCGCATTTCGGCAACGCATTGAGCCTTCCAGCCTTCCTTTTACTTTCCGTACTGGGCACCCAGCTGGCACGCATAGACATGGCGCTCCATTTGCTGCCAAATCCCCTCGTGTTAATACTGCTGGTAAGCGGTCTTTTACTGCTTTTACTGCCGGGACTATTTGGTAAGCAATCTGATGATTTGCTCCGCGCAGCCCTTGGAGCGGTTATTTTGTTCGCCTCCTACCTGATTTTGGGACTAATTTCCCCCGGCGGCATCGGGATGGGCGACGTGAAGCTCGCCGCGCCTGTCGGCCTTTACCTGGGGTACCTAGGTTGGAGCCACCTCCTGTACGGGGGGCTCGTCGGCTTCGTCTTGAATGGGGTTGTGACTGTGCTGGTGCTCAGCCGAAAAAGCCGGACTAAAGCCACCGAAGTACCCCACGGCCCCTCGATGCTCGGCGCCGTCATAGCCGTCGCATTCTTCATCGGGTAG
- a CDS encoding Flp family type IVb pilin → MTSLMVSMMAFVAGVKDRFDSEKGATATEYSLLVGLIALVLVVGVGFFGRTLNTWFSTLGTTVSGW, encoded by the coding sequence ATGACTTCTCTCATGGTCTCGATGATGGCTTTCGTCGCCGGCGTCAAGGATCGTTTTGACTCTGAAAAGGGTGCAACCGCCACAGAGTACTCACTGCTGGTCGGACTCATCGCCCTGGTTCTGGTTGTCGGCGTCGGCTTCTTTGGGCGGACCCTCAACACCTGGTTCAGCACGCTGGGTACCACCGTCAGTGGTTGGTAA
- a CDS encoding Flp family type IVb pilin codes for MKNILLAITALQAWAETNIRSEKGATATEYALLVGLIALVLVAGVGFFGTTLNTWFSTLGTTVSGW; via the coding sequence GTGAAAAACATACTTTTGGCCATAACCGCACTGCAAGCATGGGCGGAGACCAACATCAGGTCTGAAAAAGGGGCCACTGCTACTGAATACGCACTGCTCGTGGGTCTGATCGCGCTCGTTCTTGTTGCCGGCGTCGGCTTCTTTGGAACAACGCTCAACACGTGGTTCAGCACTCTCGGTACCACCGTCAGCGGCTGGTAA